TGACTGAAGTTCCATTGCAATCAGGCCTGGCTTCCAATCAGTTTTGCACAAGCTTAGGTTTGGGCTCAAAGCTTTGACAAAGCCCAGTTAACATAAATAATATGGCTTATTTAAAGAAACATCGAGTGAGGCTTGTAGTTTCTTGTGATAGGCCAGAATAGCCAAATTAAATGCCATGGCATGTCCTCTCAATCCCAAAATCTCATCCCTTTAAAATGGTCTTGAACTTATGATCCATCAACTaaggtttgaagtttgaaccatTATAAATGGGCTAGATATTTATATGGGAttaatggtccgtttggattgagagggAGTTAGgggaagtagagtagagtatTGTAGATTTAACACAAAATAAGCTTATTTTTaaccaactctactctactctccgtCCTTCCCCCACTCCATCCAAATAGACCATAAAAGCTTTGATAACTTTGTTCTCCCCCTCCCCCCAACACCACCCACaccacccacccccccccccccccccaacacacacacacacacacacacacatatataatatggTTCAGTGTAACATGTTTTTTGTCAACAACTTTGGGTGCAATCACATTGTGCTTATCACTATTTTAAttcattataataaataaataagtagacTAAAATACTACTTACATCATCTAAATTTGATGTTACTTCTAAATCAGTCCCTTAACTTTAAATCAGTCAAGGTTATAAGTTGCAAATTTTGAAGATCATGATGGATGTAGCACTTTGACACCGATATTGCAAGTATTGAAAAACAAGGGACCGATTTAAAAGTAACCTTAAACTATTTTGCTTTCGGTAGTTATTTCATCTTCTCATTACCTAAGACTAGAGACAGAACTGCCTAAAAACATGAAAGTCTAATAAGCAAAAGAGTTAGCCCAGTGGACATCTTGCTTGTCTACTGTCAAAATATGGGGGAAAAATGGTCTGGAATAACACCATTTGTATGAGCTGAAGCAATAAGAAACAGGCAGTATTCAAGAACACTAGAAAGAAAAGGTACAAATCAAACAGTCATATAGATAAGCTGTGCAtgaaaatacaaaatcaaaagggttataaacaaacaaatgaactcCACATGGTCAAGTCCAAATAGTTTGGAATAAGACTATTTTGTTGAATCATGCTGAAGCAAGGTTCCTTAAATCTGAAATAAAGCCATAGGATTCATATTGAAACTCAAGACAGTGAAGTAATAAACTATGTGATCACTGGTTCATTGGGCTCGAGAATAAAAGAGATGCTTtgtatttgtttaattaatttcattatattaaCACCTGTTTCGCAGAGGCATTGATTTAAAGGGCATTTAAGGAGACTGACAATagacaaaaaatgaaattttaaacataTCAATAATGGGACAAATGGAAggggaagagaaaaaaaggggTGCAACAAGCTAATAACCAAACATTGAAAATGCCACTGCCATGCTTACTAAAGGAACAGATATGTTGTCATCTACTACCTCCGTCGTTGGAAGGGACTCCACCACAGTTGCCACCAAAGAAACTAGAGCGACCTTTTGCACTGTTTGGACCCAATCCAAATGTAAATATCCCAGAACTGAATAGTATTGCAGCATCCTACATTATAAAGATAATTTTCATGTCAATGCCAAAATCCACACAAagcaatttaaattttgataaccATATTTGGTTGACCACAATGATGGTTTCAAACTCACCCAATGGAAATCAGGAATCCAAAAATAAACATGGATATGCTACCCGCCCAACTCTTCTGCTGATTATAAGGAATCTTCAAGGACCCAAATCTTCTACCTATGATATCGGCAATACCTATAAGTCACCAAGTTGAAAATTAGTAACTGGTAGGAGTCAGGGGCAGCTGAATTCGGACAATGGAGAGGTATTACCATCACCACCACACATCATGGCCAACGAGATCAATCCAACTGGAGACTCACGCCAAAAGATAAGAGCACATAAAATCAATATCAGAACATAATACAAAGGGCCTCTAAGCAACTCCCTGCAAACATATTGATATTGAAGCAAAATTACTTGTCTCTATTATCACAAAGAGATGAATCCAAATAGCTTTGTAATGATGACTGAAAAAATTACTCTGGTTTTCCTTCTCGAGTAACAGATTTTATGAGCCCTTCATCAGAAGCCAATGAGAGGCCGTGGATGACAAGCCTCAAAAAATTCACAAGAGGAACTAAACAAGCAAAGTACCGCGCCTCTGTTGTGGTGCTATTCTAGGATTAAAATAACCAGCGGAAGTGGTTAAGGAAAACGGCAGTTCAAACCACTagtattttttatgaataaaaccTGTTAGTATCTCATATACAGAGGGAAGCAATACCTGAAAATTGGCCAAGAAGCCATGAAAAACAGCCCAGACAATATATGAACCAGTTTTCTGCTTAAACTCTGCTCCAATCAGTAGAGATATGAAAATTTGTGAAAGAGAAGGCAAAGTTATGACAAAGAGAGAATATGCATACACTCTTAAAAGCAACATAAAATGCTTGGTTTCTGCTTGATTATGGTTTACTTGTCTATAGAAATACATCAAAACCTATTATATATCTTCTCTGCTAAATAAATGGCATCATTTTTAACAAGTAATGAATGATGTTTCACCCAAAGCTTCTTTTTCCAAATTTAACTATAGTAGGCTACCACTATCAATTCCTTAATGCCCCTGGAATCTCTTTTTGGCTTATTGATCTGCACAACATATACTTTTTAACTGCTACAAGGAAATCACCTTACCACAATGACTCTTCCATAGACAATATATGCATTTGGAAGGCATTCTATGCTTGGAATCCAACACTAATTGGACACCAATTAATAAATCCAACTAAGATACTTCATATTACAAAAGTTGTTGCAAAGTCCTTCAAATTAACTTTAAAACTAAAATGCAGGAAACATGGATTCTTGGTTTCCTTGGTGAAAAATAGACATCTATCTTCCTTAGTTTGGCTAGATGCAAGTATTTCGGTTCTAAAACCTAAACTTTGATGggttcaaaaaaattacaacttgcAAGCtcaatatttttgcatttttaacATTATAAGGATCTGAGAGGCAAGCCCTACATATGTAAGCAAGCAAccctctctcatttttttttttctcttttaaaagcTCCGCAATGCAAAAATAATGGAGCTTTTGAGTAAATTTAAGGCTTTCAAGGAAACCATGATGTAAATTATATCCTACAACTTGGTGGACAAAGACACAGATGTCATGTCATAACAGTGGCGGAGCTAGAATTTCAAG
This genomic stretch from Quercus robur chromosome 4, dhQueRobu3.1, whole genome shotgun sequence harbors:
- the LOC126722955 gene encoding probable phytol kinase 1, chloroplastic isoform X2 produces the protein MSLLVSTRPTLSFRSNVYLLRRPTTTTNLPLSSASLTPKPPPPLPNPRVHILHRAPYTSPCTPRATSAAAAAHTIFHDAGAAAAVLAGAYALVSAFDFLTQRNLIQQSLSRKLVHILSGLFFMASWPIFRELLRGPLYYVLILILCALIFWRESPVGLISLAMMCGGDGIADIIGRRFGSLKIPYNQQKSWAGSISMFIFGFLISIGMLQYYSVLGYLHLDWVQTVQKVALVSLVATVVESLPTTEVVDDNISVPLVSMAVAFSMFGY
- the LOC126722955 gene encoding probable phytol kinase 1, chloroplastic isoform X1, giving the protein MSLLVSTRPTLSFRSNVYLLRRPTTTTNLPLSSASLTPKPPPPLPNPRVHILHRAPYTSPCTPRATSAAAAAHTIFHDAGAAAAVLAGAYALVSAFDFLTQRNLIQQSLSRKLVHILSGLFFMASWPIFSTTTEARYFACLVPLVNFLRLVIHGLSLASDEGLIKSVTREGKPEELLRGPLYYVLILILCALIFWRESPVGLISLAMMCGGDGIADIIGRRFGSLKIPYNQQKSWAGSISMFIFGFLISIGMLQYYSVLGYLHLDWVQTVQKVALVSLVATVVESLPTTEVVDDNISVPLVSMAVAFSMFGY